A DNA window from Gemella massiliensis contains the following coding sequences:
- a CDS encoding L-threonylcarbamoyladenylate synthase — METEIININTSTDKESIYKKLKQYYNENKLVAIPTETVYGLSADATKDEAVGKIYTAKGRPSDNPLIIHFYEISQLDNIVDYSDECVKKLAEYFWPGPMTLILNAKVNNNISKKASAGLKTLAVRMPSNKTARNILKETRILLAAPSANTSGKPSPTRFSHVYHDLNGKIEVIIEDEQAEFGLESTVIDCTRTPLVIARPGEITKENIEVVLGTGSVKYNDEIMTETKAPIAPGMKYRHYSPEAELIVYHDTLDKLIEYLKTKNKKTGLITYSDNEKKVEDLPVVVKFLANNEKNIEQSNKNLYNILREFDNEKVDEIYMLPIKETKENVALLNRLNKAISKK, encoded by the coding sequence ATGGAAACGGAAATAATTAATATAAATACAAGCACTGATAAGGAGAGTATTTATAAAAAATTAAAACAATATTATAATGAAAATAAATTAGTTGCTATTCCGACAGAAACGGTCTATGGATTAAGTGCTGATGCAACTAAAGATGAGGCGGTTGGAAAAATTTATACTGCTAAGGGAAGACCGAGTGACAATCCGCTTATTATCCATTTTTATGAAATTAGCCAGTTGGATAATATTGTTGATTATTCAGATGAATGTGTAAAAAAATTAGCAGAGTATTTTTGGCCTGGCCCGATGACCCTTATTTTAAATGCAAAAGTTAATAACAATATATCAAAAAAAGCTAGTGCAGGGTTAAAAACATTGGCGGTAAGAATGCCGTCGAATAAAACGGCACGAAATATTTTAAAAGAAACACGTATATTACTTGCAGCACCGAGTGCCAACACCAGCGGGAAACCGTCACCGACACGTTTTTCGCATGTTTACCATGATTTGAACGGGAAAATAGAGGTAATAATCGAAGATGAACAAGCGGAATTTGGGTTAGAGAGTACGGTGATTGACTGTACACGAACACCGCTCGTTATAGCAAGACCCGGAGAGATAACAAAAGAAAATATTGAAGTTGTACTAGGTACAGGCAGTGTAAAATATAATGACGAAATAATGACTGAAACTAAAGCCCCGATAGCGCCGGGAATGAAGTACCGACACTATTCACCGGAAGCGGAACTTATAGTTTATCATGATACTTTAGACAAATTGATAGAATATTTAAAAACAAAAAATAAAAAAACAGGTTTAATAACTTATAGTGATAATGAAAAAAAAGTAGAAGACTTACCGGTAGTAGTAAAATTTCTTGCGAACAACGAAAAAAATATTGAACAATCGAATAAAAATTTATATAATATTCTAAGAGAGTTCGATAATGAGAAGGTAGATGAAATATATATGCTACCCATAAAAGAAACTAAAGAAAACGTAGCTTTGCTTAATAGACTTAATAAAGCGATTAGTAAAAAGTAA
- a CDS encoding fructose-1,6-bisphosphatase has translation MDISREHLRLLSNNFKNINETMREIINLEAILSLPKGTEHFLSDIHGEYEAFDHVLRNGSGVIKEKLKEVFGNRLQQKELNLLATIIYYPEEKLNILKKEFTENEYKEYQKILLLRLLEVTQIAARKYTRSKVRKILPSDFSYIIEELLYKMQTRDKADYYEKIVENIIELGAGDKFIIELSLSIHKLIIDHLHIVGDVYDRGPYPDKIMDRLLNYHSVDIQWGNHDMLWIGAYCGDAITMANVLRICARYDNLDIIEDRYGISLRSLLNLSETYYKDDPCKEFMPKLSKNDELKYSEHEIMQIARMHKAIAVIQFKLEKQAIDANPEFNLGSRALLDKINFEKKTVEVRGKTYPMTSCNFPTVDRKNPYKLSKEEEKVVKKLRELFTTSEKLKKHIELFINKGAMYKCYNGNLLIHGCMPVDVNGNFQTFTYRGETYTGKAMLDFFDKKVRSIFYSNDRSGDGLFFYLWQGEYSPLFGKRDMTTFERYFIEDKASHEEVKNAYYKLRDNEAFCIKLLKEFGLSESGHIINGHTPVKETKGENPIKANGRTIVIDGGMSRAYHKTTGHGGYTLTYNSYGLQIMRHDIFQSKKKALKDETDIVSTRRVVDKKVERKTIADTDTGQEIKIQIEQLKVLLDAYKDGTLVER, from the coding sequence ATGGATATATCTAGGGAACATTTACGTTTATTATCAAATAATTTTAAAAATATTAATGAAACAATGAGAGAAATTATTAACCTTGAGGCGATTTTATCATTGCCAAAAGGAACAGAGCATTTTCTTAGTGATATTCACGGCGAATATGAGGCGTTCGACCATGTATTACGTAATGGTTCCGGTGTAATTAAAGAAAAATTAAAAGAAGTTTTTGGTAATAGATTGCAACAAAAAGAGTTAAATTTATTGGCAACAATTATCTATTATCCGGAAGAAAAGTTAAATATATTGAAAAAAGAATTTACTGAGAACGAATATAAAGAATATCAAAAGATTTTGCTTTTACGTTTATTAGAAGTAACTCAAATAGCGGCACGTAAGTATACACGTTCAAAAGTAAGAAAAATTCTACCAAGTGATTTTAGTTACATCATTGAAGAATTGTTATACAAAATGCAAACACGTGATAAAGCTGATTACTATGAGAAAATTGTTGAAAATATCATTGAATTAGGAGCAGGGGATAAGTTTATTATTGAACTTAGTTTATCTATTCATAAACTGATTATTGACCACCTGCATATAGTGGGTGATGTTTATGATCGTGGGCCTTATCCTGATAAAATCATGGATCGCCTGCTTAATTATCATTCTGTAGATATTCAATGGGGTAATCATGATATGTTGTGGATTGGAGCATATTGTGGCGATGCAATTACTATGGCGAATGTACTGAGAATTTGTGCGAGATATGACAATTTGGATATTATAGAAGACAGATATGGAATTTCTTTAAGAAGTTTATTAAATCTTAGTGAAACATATTATAAAGATGATCCTTGTAAGGAATTTATGCCGAAATTATCGAAAAATGACGAATTAAAATACAGTGAACATGAAATTATGCAAATAGCACGTATGCACAAGGCTATAGCGGTAATTCAGTTTAAATTGGAAAAACAGGCAATTGATGCAAATCCGGAATTTAATTTAGGTAGTCGTGCTTTACTTGATAAAATAAACTTTGAGAAAAAAACTGTAGAGGTGCGTGGGAAAACATATCCGATGACGTCATGTAATTTTCCGACCGTTGATAGAAAAAATCCTTATAAACTGAGTAAGGAAGAAGAAAAAGTAGTGAAAAAATTAAGAGAGTTATTTACCACCAGTGAAAAATTAAAAAAACATATTGAATTATTTATAAATAAAGGTGCGATGTATAAATGTTATAACGGTAATCTATTAATTCACGGTTGTATGCCGGTTGATGTGAACGGTAATTTCCAAACATTTACCTATAGGGGAGAAACTTATACAGGAAAAGCGATGTTGGACTTTTTTGATAAAAAAGTTCGTAGCATTTTTTACAGTAATGATCGAAGCGGTGACGGATTATTTTTCTATCTATGGCAAGGGGAATATTCTCCGCTCTTCGGTAAACGTGATATGACTACATTTGAACGCTACTTTATTGAAGATAAGGCTTCTCACGAAGAAGTAAAAAATGCTTATTATAAATTACGTGATAACGAAGCGTTTTGTATTAAGTTATTAAAAGAATTTGGATTGTCAGAAAGTGGTCATATTATTAACGGTCATACACCGGTTAAAGAAACAAAAGGAGAAAATCCGATTAAAGCAAACGGACGCACTATTGTTATCGACGGCGGTATGTCACGTGCTTATCATAAAACTACGGGGCATGGTGGATATACATTAACTTATAATTCTTATGGATTGCAGATTATGCGACATGATATATTTCAAAGTAAGAAAAAAGCTCTTAAAGATGAAACGGATATTGTGTCGACACGTCGTGTTGTTGATAAGAAAGTTGAGCGAAAAACAATAGCTGATACAGATACCGGTCAAGAGATAAAAATACAGATAGAACAGCTGAAAGTGTTGCTTGATGCTTATAAAGACGGAACATTAGTTGAAAGATAA
- a CDS encoding SbcC/MukB-like Walker B domain-containing protein: MKPIRLELQEFGPYKHEIIEWSKIINEPIFLITGKTGAGKSTLFDAMVYALYNKTSGGKNIDSLRSKTADDKIKTKVIFDFEIKEKRYRLERTLAYLKKGNRSLTPGKVEFMQINGDNIKVIASKETTVNEKVIELLGLDDKQFCQIIILPQGEFKKLLLSKSSEKAAILRSLFNTYLYQKFVEKLQNYAKELASEYKVKEKELINRFSHFKFSNKLEEVEYLQENSFDNLKEELKKQEQEKNNLDQDLKEKEMEFLKLQNKYLELGKVDDKFIQLDNYNNEYENLQAKEENIANLNQIIEKLEELGKNKHKIELYYTLLEKIKNEKDKSEELIKKKENYIKELEKNNNLGDYLKNIAETKEKELEYVEERSYFYNNINSYKEAFFDEKKYLLEISNLEADKNKLREYKIGLEEQIAKQKEIEEDNIVVEKEFNNIKLEILKKEYEVENLENYYNLTTEIENKLKKVKADKTKLEGLLITKKELENKVAEIEKNKNRELINNLVEKLHIGDDCPLCKQKIKHLPKKENVVQLDSNFKDELENITREIIKLETTFQKNKEDISELEKKSATLKMEINKQAAEELEELSNNESRLKEKSDKIKQSLKKIQKAVNESEKEIVQLEEVLQKEQSYKEKLLSAQIKISQYKEKIKVNVDDFEKYYNSLLDRIKDFQKKEKIYIETKNNLVLADAKLDFEIKNNIEQFEKLEIDKSNLTEEFNNSKLKQYYNSIETANDNLSEIKKLEEYRLTVKEYNNNVNMLLNNIERLKKELLGKQRPQLEQIKLELDKKGNSLEEIKKEAVVLETIFNTNNELYNALLGEYNIWKKDVGNSNEIIHLSNVISGKTDNKKSLETYVQGYYLDLILEAGSRRFLKMSEGRYSFIRKLERQKGNGLQGLDIEVYDVNSNSNRDVSSLSGGELFLASLSLALGLAEIIQQESGSISLETIFIDEGFGSLDSETLDTAISTLIELQSYGRNIGIISHVSELKERVRAGVEVYSDNNSSKVKIVGI; encoded by the coding sequence ATGAAACCAATTAGATTAGAATTACAGGAGTTTGGACCATATAAACATGAAATAATAGAATGGAGTAAAATAATAAATGAACCGATATTTCTTATAACAGGAAAAACCGGTGCAGGAAAATCAACTTTGTTTGATGCAATGGTTTATGCACTTTATAACAAAACTAGCGGTGGTAAGAATATTGATAGCTTACGCTCAAAAACTGCCGATGATAAAATTAAGACAAAGGTTATTTTTGATTTTGAGATAAAAGAAAAACGCTATCGTTTAGAAAGAACGTTAGCGTATCTTAAAAAAGGAAACAGGTCGCTAACACCCGGTAAAGTTGAATTTATGCAAATAAACGGCGATAATATAAAAGTTATTGCGAGTAAAGAAACAACGGTGAATGAAAAAGTGATAGAACTGTTAGGGCTTGATGATAAACAATTTTGTCAAATTATAATTTTGCCACAAGGAGAATTTAAAAAGCTGTTACTCTCAAAATCATCAGAAAAGGCTGCAATTTTACGCTCATTATTTAATACTTATTTATACCAAAAATTTGTAGAAAAATTACAAAATTACGCTAAAGAATTAGCGAGTGAATACAAGGTAAAAGAAAAAGAATTGATAAATAGATTTAGTCATTTTAAATTTTCAAATAAGTTGGAAGAGGTAGAATATCTCCAAGAAAATAGTTTTGATAATTTAAAAGAGGAGCTTAAAAAACAAGAACAAGAAAAAAATAATTTAGATCAAGACTTAAAAGAAAAAGAAATGGAGTTTTTAAAACTTCAAAATAAGTATTTAGAGTTAGGTAAAGTAGATGATAAGTTTATTCAGTTGGATAATTACAATAATGAATATGAAAACTTACAGGCTAAAGAAGAAAATATTGCAAACCTTAATCAAATAATAGAGAAATTAGAAGAATTGGGGAAAAATAAACATAAAATAGAGTTGTATTATACTTTGTTGGAAAAAATAAAGAACGAAAAAGATAAAAGCGAAGAATTAATAAAGAAAAAAGAAAATTATATTAAGGAATTAGAGAAAAATAATAATTTAGGAGATTATTTAAAAAATATTGCCGAAACAAAAGAAAAAGAATTAGAGTATGTAGAAGAAAGAAGTTATTTTTACAATAATATTAACAGCTATAAGGAAGCATTTTTTGATGAAAAAAAATATCTTTTGGAAATTAGTAATTTAGAAGCTGATAAGAACAAACTTAGGGAATATAAAATAGGTTTGGAAGAACAAATCGCTAAACAAAAGGAAATAGAAGAAGATAATATCGTAGTGGAAAAAGAATTCAATAATATTAAGCTGGAAATTTTAAAGAAAGAATATGAAGTAGAAAATTTGGAAAATTATTATAACTTAACAACAGAAATAGAAAATAAATTAAAAAAAGTTAAGGCTGATAAGACTAAATTAGAGGGGTTACTAATAACTAAAAAAGAGTTGGAAAATAAAGTAGCTGAAATAGAAAAAAATAAAAATAGAGAATTAATAAATAATTTAGTGGAGAAACTTCATATTGGTGATGATTGTCCACTTTGCAAGCAAAAGATAAAACATCTTCCCAAAAAAGAAAATGTAGTTCAGTTAGATTCTAATTTTAAAGATGAGTTGGAAAATATTACAAGGGAAATAATAAAATTGGAAACAACATTCCAAAAAAATAAAGAAGATATTTCTGAATTGGAGAAAAAATCTGCTACGCTGAAAATGGAGATAAATAAACAAGCAGCCGAAGAGTTGGAAGAATTAAGTAATAACGAGAGCAGATTAAAAGAGAAAAGTGATAAAATAAAACAAAGTTTAAAAAAAATACAAAAAGCTGTAAATGAGTCGGAAAAAGAGATAGTACAATTAGAAGAAGTTTTGCAAAAAGAACAAAGCTATAAGGAAAAATTATTATCCGCTCAAATTAAAATAAGTCAATATAAAGAAAAAATAAAAGTTAATGTTGATGATTTTGAAAAATATTATAATTCGCTACTGGACAGAATAAAAGATTTTCAGAAAAAAGAAAAAATATATATCGAAACAAAAAATAATTTGGTGCTTGCTGATGCTAAATTAGATTTTGAAATAAAAAATAATATAGAGCAGTTTGAAAAGTTGGAAATTGACAAAAGTAATTTAACAGAAGAATTTAATAATTCAAAATTAAAACAATACTATAATAGTATTGAAACTGCCAATGATAATTTGTCTGAAATAAAAAAATTAGAGGAATACCGTTTAACGGTAAAAGAATATAATAATAACGTAAATATGTTATTGAATAATATTGAGAGATTGAAAAAAGAACTGCTAGGAAAACAACGCCCACAGTTGGAACAAATAAAACTAGAATTGGACAAAAAAGGAAATTCCTTAGAGGAAATAAAGAAAGAAGCGGTTGTCCTTGAAACAATTTTTAACACAAATAATGAGTTGTATAATGCTTTACTGGGTGAATATAATATATGGAAAAAAGATGTTGGTAACAGCAACGAAATTATCCATTTAAGTAATGTTATCAGCGGGAAAACCGATAACAAAAAATCCCTTGAAACATATGTTCAAGGTTATTATCTTGATCTGATATTAGAAGCCGGCTCAAGGCGATTTTTAAAAATGAGCGAGGGGCGTTACAGTTTTATAAGAAAATTAGAACGTCAAAAAGGTAATGGACTTCAAGGTTTGGATATAGAAGTATATGACGTTAATTCAAACAGTAACAGAGATGTTAGTTCTCTTTCCGGAGGTGAGTTATTTTTAGCTTCGCTATCCCTAGCATTAGGACTTGCTGAAATTATTCAGCAAGAAAGCGGCAGTATTTCTCTTGAAACGATTTTTATAGATGAGGGGTTCGGTTCATTAGACAGCGAAACACTCGATACTGCCATCTCAACTCTTATTGAATTGCAGTCATATGGTAGAAATATCGGAATAATATCCCATGTTAGTGAATTAAAAGAGCGGGTACGAGCCGGAGTGGAAGTATATTCTGATAATAATTCATCAAAAGTAAAAATAGTAGGTATTTAA
- a CDS encoding energy-coupling factor transporter transmembrane component T family protein has translation MNNSLISKYIPLGTVIHNLDPRLKLFFVTVYLVDVFIATDIVEFLILFIILIISVHLSKTTLKQLIFSIKSVSVLIFFTSLIHLVFNRTGEKLIEYYGFVLYSGALYGIILITCRFSLVVMIMIVFMMTTSPTEITHAIEKSLGFLNKIGVPISTFALVLSISLRFIPTILEEANRIINAQVSRGSDFNEGNILQKTKKIIPILIPLFIATLKRADELATAMEVRGYNTTAKRTRYKVLHYQKYDYLSYVLIIAITIFIVIL, from the coding sequence ATGAATAATTCATTAATTAGTAAATATATACCGCTAGGAACAGTTATTCATAATTTAGATCCGCGACTAAAACTGTTTTTTGTAACGGTGTATTTAGTTGATGTATTTATAGCAACTGATATTGTAGAATTTTTGATATTATTTATAATATTGATAATAAGTGTACACTTATCTAAAACAACATTAAAGCAATTAATATTCAGTATCAAATCGGTTAGTGTATTAATCTTTTTTACATCACTAATACACTTGGTGTTTAATAGAACGGGGGAAAAGTTAATTGAGTATTACGGTTTTGTATTATACAGCGGTGCGTTGTACGGTATAATACTTATTACCTGTCGTTTTTCGTTGGTAGTAATGATTATGATAGTCTTTATGATGACAACTTCTCCAACGGAAATTACCCACGCAATAGAAAAAAGTCTTGGATTTTTAAATAAAATTGGTGTACCTATTTCGACTTTCGCCTTAGTTTTATCTATTTCACTGCGTTTTATTCCAACGATTTTGGAAGAAGCTAATAGAATAATTAATGCTCAAGTATCACGCGGTTCAGATTTTAATGAGGGGAATATACTCCAAAAAACAAAAAAAATTATTCCTATACTTATCCCGTTGTTTATAGCTACTCTTAAAAGGGCTGATGAACTGGCAACGGCAATGGAAGTGCGGGGCTATAATACAACAGCTAAAAGAACACGATACAAGGTATTACATTATCAAAAATATGATTATTTAAGCTATGTATTAATTATAGCTATTACAATATTTATAGTGATATTATGA
- a CDS encoding pentapeptide repeat-containing protein has protein sequence MKIVNLDKLKNMLHNRTGRLNLSDIILENCDLRNYDLSNIDFSNSNFINVRLDNVNFSNSSLKNCLLDDCSLKNANFKNSNLQTASLRRADLEGANISGANLYGAILENANLKNIKFDNMTKNFTLHCPEEGAFIAYKKCINNLIVKLLIPGDAKRVSSTMNCCRCDKAKVLEIKSFDGTKHYDEAWSTVDNDFCYKLGEWAFAKNFNEDRWYDSTGGIHFWMSEEEAKAY, from the coding sequence ATGAAAATAGTTAACCTTGATAAATTAAAAAACATGCTGCACAATAGAACTGGTAGATTGAATTTGTCGGATATTATATTGGAAAATTGTGATTTAAGAAACTATGATTTAAGCAATATCGACTTTTCAAATTCTAATTTTATTAATGTCCGTTTAGATAATGTTAATTTTTCAAACAGTAGTTTGAAAAATTGTTTGTTAGATGATTGTTCATTAAAAAATGCTAATTTTAAAAACTCTAATCTACAAACAGCTTCACTTCGTAGGGCAGATTTAGAAGGAGCGAATATTAGCGGAGCAAATTTATATGGTGCGATTTTAGAGAATGCCAATTTAAAAAATATAAAATTTGATAATATGACTAAAAACTTTACATTACATTGCCCCGAAGAGGGAGCATTTATCGCTTATAAAAAATGTATCAATAATTTAATAGTAAAGTTATTGATACCCGGCGATGCTAAAAGAGTATCGTCAACGATGAATTGTTGCAGATGCGACAAAGCTAAAGTTTTAGAAATAAAAAGTTTTGATGGGACGAAGCATTACGATGAAGCATGGTCGACTGTTGATAACGACTTTTGCTATAAATTAGGAGAATGGGCTTTTGCCAAAAATTTCAATGAAGATCGTTGGTATGATTCAACAGGTGGTATTCATTTTTGGATGAGTGAAGAAGAGGCAAAAGCTTATTAA
- the truA gene encoding tRNA pseudouridine(38-40) synthase TruA, protein MRVVLLCRYDGSGYHGFQIQPNNNTVQAEIEQSLKKIHKKDVRIYMSGRTDSKVHAYGQVLHFDSDLNISGEAWKRAINANLPKDIRIVSAMLTDNDFHVRYNSIKKTYLYKLYIGKEVDPLLINYVGHQPFRFDLEKAQSTIQYFLGEHDFTSFCSKNSSVEDKVRTIYDFSIERDSLNDNIINFEITGNGFLYNMVRIIVGTIINVANGKYEAEYIEEIFKKQDRQFAGARADAQGLYLKCVEYNNEVVNRFIKNALKYYK, encoded by the coding sequence GTGAGGGTAGTTTTACTTTGTAGATATGACGGGAGCGGCTATCACGGTTTTCAAATTCAGCCGAATAATAATACCGTTCAAGCAGAAATAGAACAGAGTTTAAAAAAAATACACAAAAAAGATGTGCGTATTTATATGAGTGGGCGTACCGATAGCAAGGTGCATGCCTATGGCCAAGTGTTACATTTTGATAGTGATTTAAATATTTCGGGTGAGGCATGGAAAAGGGCAATAAATGCAAATTTACCTAAAGACATTCGTATTGTATCTGCAATGTTAACGGATAATGATTTTCATGTGAGATATAATAGCATAAAAAAAACATATCTTTATAAATTATATATCGGAAAAGAAGTAGATCCTCTGTTAATTAATTATGTAGGGCATCAACCTTTTCGTTTTGATTTAGAAAAAGCGCAGAGTACAATACAATATTTTTTAGGAGAACATGATTTTACCTCATTTTGTTCAAAAAATAGCAGTGTAGAAGACAAAGTTCGAACAATTTATGATTTTTCTATAGAACGTGACAGTTTAAATGATAATATAATTAATTTTGAAATTACCGGTAATGGTTTTTTATATAATATGGTAAGAATTATTGTCGGGACTATAATAAATGTTGCAAATGGAAAATATGAAGCTGAATATATTGAAGAAATATTTAAAAAACAAGATAGACAATTTGCCGGAGCACGTGCTGACGCACAAGGTTTATATTTAAAATGTGTAGAATATAATAATGAAGTTGTTAATAGATTTATAAAAAATGCTTTAAAATATTATAAATAA
- a CDS encoding energy-coupling factor transporter ATPase — MQISFKNVDYNYNEKTPYERKVLKNINIDIQDGSYTVIVGKTGSGKSTLIEHINGLLVPSTGEVTVGTTVLRQAKNKKERKELAKTLRNLREQVAVLFQFSEQQLFETTVLKDIIFAPLNYGVDERTAINRAKRLINLVGLSEEYLDKSPFELSGGEMRKIALCGVLALKPKTLILDEPTVALDYKSRTEIMKLISKLKEQLNMTIVLVTHNMEYVLEYADKVFVMKKGRVVFSGSAEELFTNKTILTENALELPEVLKMYNKLKNQGIDIGLFPRKYSDLTKGIKLLLERAKDE, encoded by the coding sequence ATGCAAATTAGTTTTAAAAACGTAGATTATAATTATAATGAAAAAACCCCTTACGAAAGAAAGGTACTAAAAAATATCAATATAGATATACAAGACGGCAGTTATACTGTTATCGTAGGCAAGACGGGCAGTGGAAAATCGACGCTAATAGAACATATAAACGGTTTATTGGTACCAAGCACGGGAGAAGTTACGGTCGGTACGACAGTCTTAAGACAAGCAAAAAATAAAAAAGAACGTAAAGAACTGGCAAAAACATTACGTAATCTTAGAGAACAAGTAGCTGTACTTTTCCAATTTTCCGAACAACAGCTATTTGAAACAACTGTGTTAAAAGATATTATTTTTGCTCCGTTAAACTACGGTGTTGACGAACGAACAGCGATAAATCGTGCAAAAAGATTAATTAATCTGGTAGGACTTAGTGAAGAATATTTGGATAAATCGCCATTTGAACTATCCGGCGGAGAGATGAGAAAAATCGCTCTTTGCGGTGTTTTGGCACTTAAGCCTAAAACACTGATACTTGATGAACCGACGGTAGCACTTGATTATAAAAGCAGAACAGAGATTATGAAACTTATAAGTAAATTAAAAGAACAGTTAAATATGACAATTGTCTTAGTAACACATAATATGGAATATGTGCTTGAGTATGCCGATAAGGTCTTTGTAATGAAAAAAGGTAGAGTAGTGTTTAGCGGAAGTGCGGAAGAACTTTTTACCAATAAAACGATATTAACGGAAAATGCACTGGAATTGCCGGAAGTATTAAAAATGTATAATAAATTAAAAAATCAGGGAATAGACATAGGGTTATTCCCAAGAAAATATTCTGATTTAACAAAGGGCATAAAATTATTACTGGAAAGGGCTAAAGATGAATAA
- a CDS encoding energy-coupling factor transporter ATPase encodes MIKFDNVSFIYNNTKKKVLKNITFVVEKGSWLTVLGENGSGKSTLMKLIYGQNIASSGNIFLNNKKYSKEILNEIHSKIAVVFQNPDNQFVGSTVEEDIAFGLENNNIPREKMDMIIDEVLEIVDMKEYRKSEPTALSGGQKQRVALASALALKPQLLILDEATSMLDPGARSYVLKYIKKINKEQKLTIISITHDAEESIYSDNIIILKEGEIVYKGDYNSLYNNALILENYHLEVPFLEKFKRNLNEYTNSDIFTVTDSEKSVVDKLCKLVLKT; translated from the coding sequence ATGATAAAATTTGATAATGTAAGTTTTATATATAATAACACTAAAAAAAAAGTATTGAAAAATATTACTTTTGTGGTAGAAAAGGGCAGTTGGTTAACCGTCCTTGGAGAAAATGGTAGTGGTAAATCAACATTAATGAAATTAATTTATGGACAGAATATTGCAAGTAGCGGTAATATTTTTCTAAATAATAAAAAATATTCAAAAGAAATACTGAATGAAATTCATAGTAAAATAGCGGTTGTATTTCAAAATCCTGATAATCAATTTGTAGGTAGCACCGTTGAAGAAGATATAGCCTTTGGACTTGAGAATAATAATATTCCTCGTGAAAAAATGGATATGATTATTGATGAAGTTTTGGAGATTGTTGATATGAAAGAATATCGAAAGTCCGAACCGACAGCATTATCCGGTGGACAAAAACAGCGCGTTGCGTTGGCATCCGCTCTGGCACTTAAACCGCAACTATTAATATTGGACGAGGCGACAAGTATGCTTGATCCGGGGGCAAGAAGTTATGTATTAAAATATATAAAAAAAATTAACAAAGAGCAAAAATTGACGATTATTTCGATAACGCATGATGCGGAAGAAAGCATCTATTCTGATAATATAATTATTTTAAAAGAAGGTGAAATAGTATATAAAGGAGATTATAATAGTTTATATAATAATGCCCTAATATTGGAAAATTATCATTTAGAAGTACCTTTTCTTGAGAAATTTAAACGAAACCTAAATGAATATACAAATAGCGATATATTTACAGTAACAGATAGCGAAAAGAGCGTGGTAGATAAATTATGCAAATTAGTTTTAAAAACGTAG